The Cygnus olor isolate bCygOlo1 chromosome 33, bCygOlo1.pri.v2, whole genome shotgun sequence genome contains a region encoding:
- the BRD2 gene encoding bromodomain-containing protein 2 isoform X2, giving the protein MLQNVNPQSKILGEGNAGLMGLATESTPGKRIRKPSLLYEGFESPTMASVPALQSPQVNPPPPEVSNPKKPGRVTNQLQYLHKVVMKALWKHQFAWPFRQPVDAVKLGLPDYHKIIKQPMDMGTIKRRLENNYYWGAAECMQDFNTMFTNCYIYNKPTDDIVLMAQTLEKIFLQKVAQMPPEEQEIVVPVAKNSHKKGASRAAALLAGLTAAQQVPAVSSVSHTTVYTPSPDIPTTIVNIPHPSVISAPLLKSLHSTTPAVLPTPAPTQPVAKVGREGRTRGERLRARGLGAASRTPSFRLLRQKKGVKRKADTTTPTTTAIIATSGESSPSATLLEAKAAKIPARRESGRPIKPPKKDLPDSQQHQTSKKGKLSEQLKYCNGILKELLSKKHAAYAWPFYKPVDASALGLHDYHEIIKHPMDLSTIKRKMENRDYHDAQEFAADVRLMFSNCYKYNPPDHDVVAMARKLQDVFEFSYAKMPDEPQDASPPSVSAPLPGALSKSSSEESSSDEDEDDEDDEDDDEDESSSESSSESEESSDSEEERANRLAELQEQLRAVHEQLAALSQGPVSKPKKKREKKKKKKSEKHKGRGGDEEARARQAQLRKAKKAGGGGGTSGGGSGGSSKNSKKAAKAALPPPPALYDSEEEEESKPMTYDEKRQLSLDINKLPGEKLGRVVHIIQSREPSLRDSNPEEIEIDFETLKPSTLRELERYVLSCLRKKPRKPYSETMKKPVGKTKEELALEKKRELEKRLQDVSGQLNSTKKPPKKASEKPESAQQVAVSRLSASSSSSDSSSSSSSSSSSDTSDSDSG; this is encoded by the exons ATGCTGCAGAATGTGAATCCCCAGAGCAA GATTCTGGGGGAGGGCAATGCCGGGCTCATGGGCCTGGCGACGGAGTCGACCCCCGGCAAGCGGATCCGCAAGCCCTCGCTGCTCTACGAGGGCTTCGAGAGCCCCACCATGGCCTCGGTGCCGGCCCTGCAGTCCCCCCAGGTGAACCCGCCCCCGCCGGAGGTGTCGAACCCCAAGAAGCCGGGCCGGGTCACCAACCAGCTGCAGTACCTGCACAAGGTGGTGATGAAGGCCCTGTGGAAGCACCAGTTTGCCTGGCCCTTCCGCCAACCCGTCGACGCCGTCAAGCTGGGCCTGCCG GACTACCACAAGATCATCAAGCAGCCCATGGACATGGGGACAATCAAGCGGCGCTTGGAGAACAACTACTACTGGGGGGCTGCCGAGTGCATGCAGGACTTCAACACCATGTTCACCAACTGCTACATCTACAACAAG CCCACAGATGACATTGTGCTGATGGCCCAAACCCTGGAGAAGATTTTCCTGCAGAAGGTGGCTCAGATGCCTCCGGAAGAGCAGGAGATCGTGGTCCCGGTGGCCAAGAACAGCCACAAGAAGGGAGCGTCCCGGGCAGCGG CGCTCCTGGCGGGCCTCACGGCTGCTCAGCAAGTGCCGGCCGTCTCCTCCGTGTCCCACACCACGGTGTACACCCCGAGCCCTGACATCCCCACCACCATAGTCAACATTCCCCACCCGTCCGTGATCTCCGCTCCGCTCCTCAAGTCGCTGCACTCCACCACCCCGGCCGTGCTGCCCACGCCTGCGCCCACCCAGCCTGTGGCCAAGGTAGGACGGGAGGGAAGGACCAGGGGGGAGAGGCTCCGGGCCCGCGGGCTCGGCGCGGCCTCACGCACCCCCTCCTTTCGCCTCCTCCGGCAGAAGAAGGGCGTGAAGCGGAAAGCGGacaccaccacccccaccaCCACGGCCATCATCGCCACCAGCGGGGAGTCCTCGCCCTCCGCCACGCTGCTGGAGGCCAAGGCGGCGAAGATCCCCGCGCGGCGCGAGAGCGGCCGGCCGATCAAGCCCCCCAAGAAGGACTTGCCGGACTCGCAGCAGCATCAGACGTCCAAGAAGGGCAAGCTGTCGGAGCAGCTCAAGTACTGCAACGGCATCCTCAAGGAGCTGCTCTCCAAGAAGCACGCGGCGTACGCCTGGCCCTTCTACAAGCCCGTCGACGCctcagccctggggctgcacgACTACCACGAGATCATCAAGCACCCCATGGACCTCAGCACCATCAAG CGGAAGATGGAGAACCGGGACTACCACGACGCGCAGGAGTTCGCCGCTGACGTCCGGTTAATGTTCTCCAACTGCTACAAGTACAACCCGCCCGACCACGACGTGGTGGCCATGGCCCGCAAGCTGCAG gACGTTTTCGAGTTCAGCTACGCCAAGATGCCTGACGAGCCGCAGGACGCCAGCCCGCCCTCGGTGTCGGCGCCGCTGCCCGGTGCCCTCTCCAAGTCCTCCTCTGAGGAGTCCTCCAGCGACGAGGACGAGGATGATGAGGACGACGAAGACGACGACGAGGATGAGAGCAGCAGCGAGAGCTCGTCGGAGAGCGAGGAGAGCTCGGACTCGGAGGAGGAGCGCGCCAACCGCCTGGccgagctgcaggagcag CTGCGGGCCGTGCACGAGCAGCTGGCTGCCCTCTCACAGGGCCCCGTTTCCAAACCCAAAAAGAAGcgggagaagaagaagaagaagaagtcGGAGAAGCACAAAGGCCGGGGAGGCGACGAGGAGGCCCGGGCGCGCCAGGCCCAGCTGCGCAAAGCCAAGAAggccgggggcggcggaggGACCAGCGGGGGCGGCAGCGGAGGCAGCTCCAA GAACTCGAAGAAGGCGGCGAAAGCGGCGCTGCCGCCTCCCCCGGCGCTCTACGActcggaggaggaggaggagagcaaaCCCATGACCTACGACGAGAAGCGCCAGCTCAGCTTGGACATCAACAAGCTGCCCGGCGAGAAGCTGGGCCGGGTGGTGCACATCATCCAGTCGCGGGAGCCGTCCCTGCGTGACTCCAACCCCGAGGAGATCGAGATCGACTTCGAGACCCTCAAGCCCTCGACGCTGCGCGAGCTGGAGCGCTACGTGCTGTCCTGCCTGCGGAAGAAGCCCCGCAAGCCCTACAGCGAAA CCATGAAGAAGCCAGTGGGGAAGACGAAAGAGGAGCTGGCGCTGGAGAAGAAACGGGAGCTGGAGAAGCGGCTGCAGGACGTCAGCGGCCAGCTCAACTCCACCAAGAAACCCCCGAAGAAGG CCAGCGAGAAGCCCGAGTCGGCGCAGCAGGTGGCCGTGTCGCGGCTCAGcgcctccagctccagctccgactccagcagctccagctccagctcctcgtCCTCGGACACCAGCGACTCGGATTCGGGTTAG
- the BRD2 gene encoding bromodomain-containing protein 2 isoform X5 → MLQNVNPQSKILGEGNAGLMGLATESTPGKRIRKPSLLYEGFESPTMASVPALQSPQVNPPPPEVSNPKKPGRVTNQLQYLHKVVMKALWKHQFAWPFRQPVDAVKLGLPDYHKIIKQPMDMGTIKRRLENNYYWGAAECMQDFNTMFTNCYIYNKPTDDIVLMAQTLEKIFLQKVAQMPPEEQEIVVPVAKNSHKKGASRAAALLAGLTAAQQVPAVSSVSHTTVYTPSPDIPTTIVNIPHPSVISAPLLKSLHSTTPAVLPTPAPTQPVAKKKGVKRKADTTTPTTTAIIATSGESSPSATLLEAKAAKIPARRESGRPIKPPKKDLPDSQQHQTSKKGKLSEQLKYCNGILKELLSKKHAAYAWPFYKPVDASALGLHDYHEIIKHPMDLSTIKRKMENRDYHDAQEFAADVRLMFSNCYKYNPPDHDVVAMARKLQDVFEFSYAKMPDEPQDASPPSVSAPLPGALSKSSSEESSSDEDEDDEDDEDDDEDESSSESSSESEESSDSEEERANRLAELQEQGPVSKPKKKREKKKKKKSEKHKGRGGDEEARARQAQLRKAKKAGGGGGTSGGGSGGSSNRNSKKAAKAALPPPPALYDSEEEEESKPMTYDEKRQLSLDINKLPGEKLGRVVHIIQSREPSLRDSNPEEIEIDFETLKPSTLRELERYVLSCLRKKPRKPYSETMKKPVGKTKEELALEKKRELEKRLQDVSGQLNSTKKPPKKASEKPESAQQVAVSRLSASSSSSDSSSSSSSSSSSDTSDSDSG, encoded by the exons ATGCTGCAGAATGTGAATCCCCAGAGCAA GATTCTGGGGGAGGGCAATGCCGGGCTCATGGGCCTGGCGACGGAGTCGACCCCCGGCAAGCGGATCCGCAAGCCCTCGCTGCTCTACGAGGGCTTCGAGAGCCCCACCATGGCCTCGGTGCCGGCCCTGCAGTCCCCCCAGGTGAACCCGCCCCCGCCGGAGGTGTCGAACCCCAAGAAGCCGGGCCGGGTCACCAACCAGCTGCAGTACCTGCACAAGGTGGTGATGAAGGCCCTGTGGAAGCACCAGTTTGCCTGGCCCTTCCGCCAACCCGTCGACGCCGTCAAGCTGGGCCTGCCG GACTACCACAAGATCATCAAGCAGCCCATGGACATGGGGACAATCAAGCGGCGCTTGGAGAACAACTACTACTGGGGGGCTGCCGAGTGCATGCAGGACTTCAACACCATGTTCACCAACTGCTACATCTACAACAAG CCCACAGATGACATTGTGCTGATGGCCCAAACCCTGGAGAAGATTTTCCTGCAGAAGGTGGCTCAGATGCCTCCGGAAGAGCAGGAGATCGTGGTCCCGGTGGCCAAGAACAGCCACAAGAAGGGAGCGTCCCGGGCAGCGG CGCTCCTGGCGGGCCTCACGGCTGCTCAGCAAGTGCCGGCCGTCTCCTCCGTGTCCCACACCACGGTGTACACCCCGAGCCCTGACATCCCCACCACCATAGTCAACATTCCCCACCCGTCCGTGATCTCCGCTCCGCTCCTCAAGTCGCTGCACTCCACCACCCCGGCCGTGCTGCCCACGCCTGCGCCCACCCAGCCTGTGGCCAAG AAGAAGGGCGTGAAGCGGAAAGCGGacaccaccacccccaccaCCACGGCCATCATCGCCACCAGCGGGGAGTCCTCGCCCTCCGCCACGCTGCTGGAGGCCAAGGCGGCGAAGATCCCCGCGCGGCGCGAGAGCGGCCGGCCGATCAAGCCCCCCAAGAAGGACTTGCCGGACTCGCAGCAGCATCAGACGTCCAAGAAGGGCAAGCTGTCGGAGCAGCTCAAGTACTGCAACGGCATCCTCAAGGAGCTGCTCTCCAAGAAGCACGCGGCGTACGCCTGGCCCTTCTACAAGCCCGTCGACGCctcagccctggggctgcacgACTACCACGAGATCATCAAGCACCCCATGGACCTCAGCACCATCAAG CGGAAGATGGAGAACCGGGACTACCACGACGCGCAGGAGTTCGCCGCTGACGTCCGGTTAATGTTCTCCAACTGCTACAAGTACAACCCGCCCGACCACGACGTGGTGGCCATGGCCCGCAAGCTGCAG gACGTTTTCGAGTTCAGCTACGCCAAGATGCCTGACGAGCCGCAGGACGCCAGCCCGCCCTCGGTGTCGGCGCCGCTGCCCGGTGCCCTCTCCAAGTCCTCCTCTGAGGAGTCCTCCAGCGACGAGGACGAGGATGATGAGGACGACGAAGACGACGACGAGGATGAGAGCAGCAGCGAGAGCTCGTCGGAGAGCGAGGAGAGCTCGGACTCGGAGGAGGAGCGCGCCAACCGCCTGGccgagctgcaggagcag GGCCCCGTTTCCAAACCCAAAAAGAAGcgggagaagaagaagaagaagaagtcGGAGAAGCACAAAGGCCGGGGAGGCGACGAGGAGGCCCGGGCGCGCCAGGCCCAGCTGCGCAAAGCCAAGAAggccgggggcggcggaggGACCAGCGGGGGCGGCAGCGGAGGCAGCTCCAA CAGGAACTCGAAGAAGGCGGCGAAAGCGGCGCTGCCGCCTCCCCCGGCGCTCTACGActcggaggaggaggaggagagcaaaCCCATGACCTACGACGAGAAGCGCCAGCTCAGCTTGGACATCAACAAGCTGCCCGGCGAGAAGCTGGGCCGGGTGGTGCACATCATCCAGTCGCGGGAGCCGTCCCTGCGTGACTCCAACCCCGAGGAGATCGAGATCGACTTCGAGACCCTCAAGCCCTCGACGCTGCGCGAGCTGGAGCGCTACGTGCTGTCCTGCCTGCGGAAGAAGCCCCGCAAGCCCTACAGCGAAA CCATGAAGAAGCCAGTGGGGAAGACGAAAGAGGAGCTGGCGCTGGAGAAGAAACGGGAGCTGGAGAAGCGGCTGCAGGACGTCAGCGGCCAGCTCAACTCCACCAAGAAACCCCCGAAGAAGG CCAGCGAGAAGCCCGAGTCGGCGCAGCAGGTGGCCGTGTCGCGGCTCAGcgcctccagctccagctccgactccagcagctccagctccagctcctcgtCCTCGGACACCAGCGACTCGGATTCGGGTTAG
- the BRD2 gene encoding bromodomain-containing protein 2 isoform X3, whose protein sequence is MLQNVNPQSKILGEGNAGLMGLATESTPGKRIRKPSLLYEGFESPTMASVPALQSPQVNPPPPEVSNPKKPGRVTNQLQYLHKVVMKALWKHQFAWPFRQPVDAVKLGLPDYHKIIKQPMDMGTIKRRLENNYYWGAAECMQDFNTMFTNCYIYNKPTDDIVLMAQTLEKIFLQKVAQMPPEEQEIVVPVAKNSHKKGASRAAALLAGLTAAQQVPAVSSVSHTTVYTPSPDIPTTIVNIPHPSVISAPLLKSLHSTTPAVLPTPAPTQPVAKKKGVKRKADTTTPTTTAIIATSGESSPSATLLEAKAAKIPARRESGRPIKPPKKDLPDSQQHQTSKKGKLSEQLKYCNGILKELLSKKHAAYAWPFYKPVDASALGLHDYHEIIKHPMDLSTIKRKMENRDYHDAQEFAADVRLMFSNCYKYNPPDHDVVAMARKLQDVFEFSYAKMPDEPQDASPPSVSAPLPGALSKSSSEESSSDEDEDDEDDEDDDEDESSSESSSESEESSDSEEERANRLAELQEQLRAVHEQLAALSQGPVSKPKKKREKKKKKKSEKHKGRGGDEEARARQAQLRKAKKAGGGGGTSGGGSGGSSNRNSKKAAKAALPPPPALYDSEEEEESKPMTYDEKRQLSLDINKLPGEKLGRVVHIIQSREPSLRDSNPEEIEIDFETLKPSTLRELERYVLSCLRKKPRKPYSETMKKPVGKTKEELALEKKRELEKRLQDVSGQLNSTKKPPKKASEKPESAQQVAVSRLSASSSSSDSSSSSSSSSSSDTSDSDSG, encoded by the exons ATGCTGCAGAATGTGAATCCCCAGAGCAA GATTCTGGGGGAGGGCAATGCCGGGCTCATGGGCCTGGCGACGGAGTCGACCCCCGGCAAGCGGATCCGCAAGCCCTCGCTGCTCTACGAGGGCTTCGAGAGCCCCACCATGGCCTCGGTGCCGGCCCTGCAGTCCCCCCAGGTGAACCCGCCCCCGCCGGAGGTGTCGAACCCCAAGAAGCCGGGCCGGGTCACCAACCAGCTGCAGTACCTGCACAAGGTGGTGATGAAGGCCCTGTGGAAGCACCAGTTTGCCTGGCCCTTCCGCCAACCCGTCGACGCCGTCAAGCTGGGCCTGCCG GACTACCACAAGATCATCAAGCAGCCCATGGACATGGGGACAATCAAGCGGCGCTTGGAGAACAACTACTACTGGGGGGCTGCCGAGTGCATGCAGGACTTCAACACCATGTTCACCAACTGCTACATCTACAACAAG CCCACAGATGACATTGTGCTGATGGCCCAAACCCTGGAGAAGATTTTCCTGCAGAAGGTGGCTCAGATGCCTCCGGAAGAGCAGGAGATCGTGGTCCCGGTGGCCAAGAACAGCCACAAGAAGGGAGCGTCCCGGGCAGCGG CGCTCCTGGCGGGCCTCACGGCTGCTCAGCAAGTGCCGGCCGTCTCCTCCGTGTCCCACACCACGGTGTACACCCCGAGCCCTGACATCCCCACCACCATAGTCAACATTCCCCACCCGTCCGTGATCTCCGCTCCGCTCCTCAAGTCGCTGCACTCCACCACCCCGGCCGTGCTGCCCACGCCTGCGCCCACCCAGCCTGTGGCCAAG AAGAAGGGCGTGAAGCGGAAAGCGGacaccaccacccccaccaCCACGGCCATCATCGCCACCAGCGGGGAGTCCTCGCCCTCCGCCACGCTGCTGGAGGCCAAGGCGGCGAAGATCCCCGCGCGGCGCGAGAGCGGCCGGCCGATCAAGCCCCCCAAGAAGGACTTGCCGGACTCGCAGCAGCATCAGACGTCCAAGAAGGGCAAGCTGTCGGAGCAGCTCAAGTACTGCAACGGCATCCTCAAGGAGCTGCTCTCCAAGAAGCACGCGGCGTACGCCTGGCCCTTCTACAAGCCCGTCGACGCctcagccctggggctgcacgACTACCACGAGATCATCAAGCACCCCATGGACCTCAGCACCATCAAG CGGAAGATGGAGAACCGGGACTACCACGACGCGCAGGAGTTCGCCGCTGACGTCCGGTTAATGTTCTCCAACTGCTACAAGTACAACCCGCCCGACCACGACGTGGTGGCCATGGCCCGCAAGCTGCAG gACGTTTTCGAGTTCAGCTACGCCAAGATGCCTGACGAGCCGCAGGACGCCAGCCCGCCCTCGGTGTCGGCGCCGCTGCCCGGTGCCCTCTCCAAGTCCTCCTCTGAGGAGTCCTCCAGCGACGAGGACGAGGATGATGAGGACGACGAAGACGACGACGAGGATGAGAGCAGCAGCGAGAGCTCGTCGGAGAGCGAGGAGAGCTCGGACTCGGAGGAGGAGCGCGCCAACCGCCTGGccgagctgcaggagcag CTGCGGGCCGTGCACGAGCAGCTGGCTGCCCTCTCACAGGGCCCCGTTTCCAAACCCAAAAAGAAGcgggagaagaagaagaagaagaagtcGGAGAAGCACAAAGGCCGGGGAGGCGACGAGGAGGCCCGGGCGCGCCAGGCCCAGCTGCGCAAAGCCAAGAAggccgggggcggcggaggGACCAGCGGGGGCGGCAGCGGAGGCAGCTCCAA CAGGAACTCGAAGAAGGCGGCGAAAGCGGCGCTGCCGCCTCCCCCGGCGCTCTACGActcggaggaggaggaggagagcaaaCCCATGACCTACGACGAGAAGCGCCAGCTCAGCTTGGACATCAACAAGCTGCCCGGCGAGAAGCTGGGCCGGGTGGTGCACATCATCCAGTCGCGGGAGCCGTCCCTGCGTGACTCCAACCCCGAGGAGATCGAGATCGACTTCGAGACCCTCAAGCCCTCGACGCTGCGCGAGCTGGAGCGCTACGTGCTGTCCTGCCTGCGGAAGAAGCCCCGCAAGCCCTACAGCGAAA CCATGAAGAAGCCAGTGGGGAAGACGAAAGAGGAGCTGGCGCTGGAGAAGAAACGGGAGCTGGAGAAGCGGCTGCAGGACGTCAGCGGCCAGCTCAACTCCACCAAGAAACCCCCGAAGAAGG CCAGCGAGAAGCCCGAGTCGGCGCAGCAGGTGGCCGTGTCGCGGCTCAGcgcctccagctccagctccgactccagcagctccagctccagctcctcgtCCTCGGACACCAGCGACTCGGATTCGGGTTAG
- the BRD2 gene encoding bromodomain-containing protein 2 isoform X6: MLQNVNPQSKILGEGNAGLMGLATESTPGKRIRKPSLLYEGFESPTMASVPALQSPQVNPPPPEVSNPKKPGRVTNQLQYLHKVVMKALWKHQFAWPFRQPVDAVKLGLPDYHKIIKQPMDMGTIKRRLENNYYWGAAECMQDFNTMFTNCYIYNKPTDDIVLMAQTLEKIFLQKVAQMPPEEQEIVVPVAKNSHKKGASRAAALLAGLTAAQQVPAVSSVSHTTVYTPSPDIPTTIVNIPHPSVISAPLLKSLHSTTPAVLPTPAPTQPVAKKKGVKRKADTTTPTTTAIIATSGESSPSATLLEAKAAKIPARRESGRPIKPPKKDLPDSQQHQTSKKGKLSEQLKYCNGILKELLSKKHAAYAWPFYKPVDASALGLHDYHEIIKHPMDLSTIKRKMENRDYHDAQEFAADVRLMFSNCYKYNPPDHDVVAMARKLQDVFEFSYAKMPDEPQDASPPSVSAPLPGALSKSSSEESSSDEDEDDEDDEDDDEDESSSESSSESEESSDSEEERANRLAELQEQGPVSKPKKKREKKKKKKSEKHKGRGGDEEARARQAQLRKAKKAGGGGGTSGGGSGGSSKNSKKAAKAALPPPPALYDSEEEEESKPMTYDEKRQLSLDINKLPGEKLGRVVHIIQSREPSLRDSNPEEIEIDFETLKPSTLRELERYVLSCLRKKPRKPYSETMKKPVGKTKEELALEKKRELEKRLQDVSGQLNSTKKPPKKASEKPESAQQVAVSRLSASSSSSDSSSSSSSSSSSDTSDSDSG; the protein is encoded by the exons ATGCTGCAGAATGTGAATCCCCAGAGCAA GATTCTGGGGGAGGGCAATGCCGGGCTCATGGGCCTGGCGACGGAGTCGACCCCCGGCAAGCGGATCCGCAAGCCCTCGCTGCTCTACGAGGGCTTCGAGAGCCCCACCATGGCCTCGGTGCCGGCCCTGCAGTCCCCCCAGGTGAACCCGCCCCCGCCGGAGGTGTCGAACCCCAAGAAGCCGGGCCGGGTCACCAACCAGCTGCAGTACCTGCACAAGGTGGTGATGAAGGCCCTGTGGAAGCACCAGTTTGCCTGGCCCTTCCGCCAACCCGTCGACGCCGTCAAGCTGGGCCTGCCG GACTACCACAAGATCATCAAGCAGCCCATGGACATGGGGACAATCAAGCGGCGCTTGGAGAACAACTACTACTGGGGGGCTGCCGAGTGCATGCAGGACTTCAACACCATGTTCACCAACTGCTACATCTACAACAAG CCCACAGATGACATTGTGCTGATGGCCCAAACCCTGGAGAAGATTTTCCTGCAGAAGGTGGCTCAGATGCCTCCGGAAGAGCAGGAGATCGTGGTCCCGGTGGCCAAGAACAGCCACAAGAAGGGAGCGTCCCGGGCAGCGG CGCTCCTGGCGGGCCTCACGGCTGCTCAGCAAGTGCCGGCCGTCTCCTCCGTGTCCCACACCACGGTGTACACCCCGAGCCCTGACATCCCCACCACCATAGTCAACATTCCCCACCCGTCCGTGATCTCCGCTCCGCTCCTCAAGTCGCTGCACTCCACCACCCCGGCCGTGCTGCCCACGCCTGCGCCCACCCAGCCTGTGGCCAAG AAGAAGGGCGTGAAGCGGAAAGCGGacaccaccacccccaccaCCACGGCCATCATCGCCACCAGCGGGGAGTCCTCGCCCTCCGCCACGCTGCTGGAGGCCAAGGCGGCGAAGATCCCCGCGCGGCGCGAGAGCGGCCGGCCGATCAAGCCCCCCAAGAAGGACTTGCCGGACTCGCAGCAGCATCAGACGTCCAAGAAGGGCAAGCTGTCGGAGCAGCTCAAGTACTGCAACGGCATCCTCAAGGAGCTGCTCTCCAAGAAGCACGCGGCGTACGCCTGGCCCTTCTACAAGCCCGTCGACGCctcagccctggggctgcacgACTACCACGAGATCATCAAGCACCCCATGGACCTCAGCACCATCAAG CGGAAGATGGAGAACCGGGACTACCACGACGCGCAGGAGTTCGCCGCTGACGTCCGGTTAATGTTCTCCAACTGCTACAAGTACAACCCGCCCGACCACGACGTGGTGGCCATGGCCCGCAAGCTGCAG gACGTTTTCGAGTTCAGCTACGCCAAGATGCCTGACGAGCCGCAGGACGCCAGCCCGCCCTCGGTGTCGGCGCCGCTGCCCGGTGCCCTCTCCAAGTCCTCCTCTGAGGAGTCCTCCAGCGACGAGGACGAGGATGATGAGGACGACGAAGACGACGACGAGGATGAGAGCAGCAGCGAGAGCTCGTCGGAGAGCGAGGAGAGCTCGGACTCGGAGGAGGAGCGCGCCAACCGCCTGGccgagctgcaggagcag GGCCCCGTTTCCAAACCCAAAAAGAAGcgggagaagaagaagaagaagaagtcGGAGAAGCACAAAGGCCGGGGAGGCGACGAGGAGGCCCGGGCGCGCCAGGCCCAGCTGCGCAAAGCCAAGAAggccgggggcggcggaggGACCAGCGGGGGCGGCAGCGGAGGCAGCTCCAA GAACTCGAAGAAGGCGGCGAAAGCGGCGCTGCCGCCTCCCCCGGCGCTCTACGActcggaggaggaggaggagagcaaaCCCATGACCTACGACGAGAAGCGCCAGCTCAGCTTGGACATCAACAAGCTGCCCGGCGAGAAGCTGGGCCGGGTGGTGCACATCATCCAGTCGCGGGAGCCGTCCCTGCGTGACTCCAACCCCGAGGAGATCGAGATCGACTTCGAGACCCTCAAGCCCTCGACGCTGCGCGAGCTGGAGCGCTACGTGCTGTCCTGCCTGCGGAAGAAGCCCCGCAAGCCCTACAGCGAAA CCATGAAGAAGCCAGTGGGGAAGACGAAAGAGGAGCTGGCGCTGGAGAAGAAACGGGAGCTGGAGAAGCGGCTGCAGGACGTCAGCGGCCAGCTCAACTCCACCAAGAAACCCCCGAAGAAGG CCAGCGAGAAGCCCGAGTCGGCGCAGCAGGTGGCCGTGTCGCGGCTCAGcgcctccagctccagctccgactccagcagctccagctccagctcctcgtCCTCGGACACCAGCGACTCGGATTCGGGTTAG